The following are encoded in a window of Kitasatospora fiedleri genomic DNA:
- a CDS encoding MerR family transcriptional regulator, which translates to MAGSEQWPVRESACEEAFRRPRSAPDRTPRHAISEVAAISGLTAHTLRWYERIGLLEPVDRSHAGQRRYTDADLARLAFLTKLRLTGMPVADMVRYVELTRAGDGTRDERRELLVAHRAEVRRRLADLHATLAVIDRKIDHYGDPGVPFGGDEETANHSGQDRKSA; encoded by the coding sequence ATGGCAGGGTCCGAGCAGTGGCCGGTCCGGGAGTCGGCGTGCGAGGAGGCGTTCCGCCGCCCGCGCTCCGCACCGGACCGGACGCCGCGCCACGCGATCAGCGAGGTGGCCGCGATCAGCGGCCTGACCGCGCACACGCTGCGCTGGTACGAGCGGATCGGCCTGCTGGAGCCGGTGGACCGCTCGCACGCCGGGCAGCGCCGGTACACCGACGCGGACCTGGCCCGGCTGGCGTTCCTGACCAAGCTCCGGCTGACCGGCATGCCGGTGGCCGACATGGTGCGGTACGTCGAGCTGACCCGGGCCGGGGACGGCACCCGGGACGAGCGCCGGGAGCTGCTGGTCGCGCACCGCGCGGAAGTGCGCCGGCGGCTGGCCGACCTGCACGCCACGCTCGCCGTGATCGACCGGAAGATCGACCACTACGGCGATCCCGGCGTCCCGTTCGGCGGCGACGAGGAGACAGCGAACCACTCAGGACAGGACAGGAAGAGCGCATGA
- a CDS encoding peroxiredoxin, whose translation MTIEIGAQAPDFELKNQHGESVKLSDFRGEKNVVLVFYPFAFTGVCTGEVCEIQKELPRLQNDGVQVLAVSNDSPFSLRVFGDQQGLEYPLLSDFWPHGEVSRAYGVFNEEKGCAVRGTFVIDKEGVVRWSVVNGLPDARDTQEYLAALGAL comes from the coding sequence ATGACCATCGAGATCGGCGCCCAGGCCCCGGACTTCGAGCTGAAGAACCAGCACGGCGAGTCGGTGAAGCTCTCCGACTTCCGCGGCGAGAAGAACGTCGTCCTGGTCTTCTACCCGTTCGCCTTCACCGGGGTCTGCACCGGCGAGGTCTGCGAGATCCAGAAGGAGCTGCCGCGCCTGCAGAACGACGGGGTGCAGGTGCTCGCGGTCTCCAACGACTCGCCGTTCTCGCTGCGGGTCTTCGGCGACCAGCAGGGCCTGGAGTACCCGCTGCTGTCGGACTTCTGGCCGCACGGCGAGGTCTCCCGGGCCTACGGCGTCTTCAACGAGGAGAAGGGCTGCGCGGTGCGCGGCACCTTCGTCATCGACAAGGAGGGCGTGGTCCGCTGGAGCGTCGTCAACGGCCTGCCGGACGCCCGGGACACCCAGGAGTACCTGGCCGCCCTCGGCGCGCTCTGA
- a CDS encoding serine hydrolase domain-containing protein, with the protein MQSLRMIEDWPVPHAAAAVVRGSDGALLGAHGPQEHLFPLASVTKLLSAYAVLVAVEEGVFELDDPAGPDGSTVRHLLAHTSGLAFDEHRVMAGPGNRRLYSNAGFDVLAAALEGASGIPFAQYAAEAVFQPLGMHATLINTAHRAPAGAGGLSTAADLVRFAAELQSPKLLDPATVRAATREVAFPGTSGVLPGFGHRRPNDWGLGFEIRDHKAPHWTGTANSPATFGHFGQSGTFLWVDPDADLACLALTDRDFGPWAAEVWPQLSDAVLAEAR; encoded by the coding sequence ATGCAGAGCTTGCGGATGATCGAGGACTGGCCGGTACCCCACGCCGCGGCGGCGGTGGTCCGCGGGAGCGACGGCGCGCTGCTGGGCGCGCACGGCCCGCAGGAGCACCTGTTCCCGCTCGCCTCGGTGACCAAGCTGCTCAGCGCGTACGCCGTGCTGGTCGCCGTCGAGGAGGGCGTCTTCGAACTCGACGACCCGGCCGGGCCGGACGGTTCCACCGTCCGCCACCTGCTGGCGCACACCTCCGGCCTGGCGTTCGACGAGCACCGGGTGATGGCCGGGCCCGGCAACCGCCGCCTCTACTCCAACGCCGGGTTCGACGTGCTGGCCGCCGCCCTGGAGGGCGCCTCCGGCATCCCGTTCGCCCAGTACGCGGCCGAGGCGGTCTTCCAGCCGCTCGGCATGCACGCCACCCTGATCAACACCGCCCATCGCGCCCCGGCCGGCGCGGGCGGCCTGTCCACCGCCGCGGACCTGGTCCGCTTCGCCGCCGAGCTGCAGTCCCCCAAGCTGCTCGACCCGGCCACCGTGCGCGCGGCCACCCGCGAGGTCGCCTTCCCCGGCACCAGCGGCGTCCTGCCCGGCTTCGGCCACCGCCGCCCCAACGACTGGGGCCTCGGCTTCGAGATCCGCGACCACAAGGCCCCGCACTGGACGGGCACCGCCAACTCCCCCGCGACCTTCGGCCACTTCGGCCAGTCCGGCACCTTCCTCTGGGTCGACCCCGACGCCGACCTCGCCTGCCTCGCCCTCACCGACCGCGACTTCGGCCCCTGGGCGGCGGAGGTCTGGCCGCAACTCAGCGACGCGGTCCTCGCCGAAGCGCGCTAA
- a CDS encoding MmcQ/YjbR family DNA-binding protein, with product MATFDELTELALSLPQAHQEETWEQVTLRVGRKIFAMGHPESGEVTVKATPAEQAELIAAAPGVYSVAPYTGRFGWVRVRLAGIGPEELRELLTDAWRSVAPKRVVAEHGGHGE from the coding sequence ATGGCGACCTTCGACGAGCTGACCGAGCTGGCCCTGTCCCTGCCGCAGGCCCACCAGGAGGAGACCTGGGAGCAGGTGACGCTGCGGGTGGGGCGGAAGATCTTCGCGATGGGCCACCCGGAGTCGGGGGAGGTGACGGTGAAGGCCACCCCGGCGGAGCAGGCCGAGCTGATCGCCGCCGCGCCCGGGGTGTACTCGGTGGCGCCGTACACCGGCCGGTTCGGCTGGGTGCGGGTCCGGCTGGCCGGGATCGGCCCCGAGGAGCTGCGCGAACTGCTCACCGACGCCTGGCGGTCGGTCGCACCGAAACGGGTGGTCGCCGAGCACGGGGGGCACGGGGAGTAG
- a CDS encoding alpha/beta hydrolase, whose product MHRRRVKRILIGVFAGCAALVDAGAAAAQAAASNEQLAITTPPAGSSAWVADRSLGRELPDPATAAPAAVAAFFASLEPAELDRLVAEYPLVVGNLDGAPPAVRYRANRVAITAERDRSRQRAADTGLDPTTRALALSRANDSERLLGADRQVLAFDPRGRGLVTEVWGDLATAQRIAVLVPGSDADLGHFDQSADPLRSPAGMARALYAEEHAQSPGTHTAVIAWTGYVTPQGLGPDAVTSRLAEAAAPRLHRLLGGLEQTTHPEAPPALLCHSYGSVVCGTTAPTLHAAQPTDVVAFGSPGMGVDSAAELGTGVQVWAARNPGDWIGNVPYLEVGGLGHGADPTTHAFGAVSVSSLGATGHTGYLAEGTASRHNFAAIALGHYGDVSGPSETQG is encoded by the coding sequence ATGCACCGCAGGCGGGTGAAGCGAATCCTGATCGGCGTGTTCGCGGGCTGTGCCGCCCTGGTGGACGCCGGCGCGGCGGCCGCGCAGGCCGCCGCCTCCAACGAGCAGTTGGCCATCACCACCCCGCCCGCGGGCAGCTCCGCCTGGGTCGCCGACCGCTCCCTCGGCCGCGAGCTGCCGGACCCGGCCACCGCCGCCCCGGCCGCCGTCGCCGCGTTCTTCGCCTCGCTGGAGCCCGCCGAGCTGGACCGGCTGGTCGCCGAGTACCCGCTGGTGGTCGGCAACCTGGACGGCGCCCCGCCGGCCGTCCGCTACCGCGCCAACCGGGTGGCGATCACCGCCGAACGGGACCGCTCCCGGCAGCGCGCCGCGGACACCGGCCTGGACCCCACCACCCGCGCGCTGGCCCTCTCCCGCGCCAACGACTCGGAGCGGCTGCTCGGCGCGGACCGGCAGGTCCTCGCCTTCGACCCGCGCGGCCGCGGCCTGGTCACCGAGGTCTGGGGCGACCTCGCCACCGCCCAGCGGATCGCCGTCCTGGTGCCCGGCTCGGACGCCGATCTCGGCCACTTCGACCAGAGCGCCGACCCGCTGCGCTCCCCCGCCGGGATGGCCCGCGCGCTGTACGCCGAGGAGCACGCCCAGTCGCCCGGCACCCACACCGCGGTGATCGCCTGGACCGGGTACGTCACCCCGCAGGGCCTGGGCCCGGACGCGGTCACCTCCCGGCTGGCGGAGGCCGCCGCGCCCCGGCTGCACCGGCTGCTCGGCGGCCTGGAGCAGACCACCCACCCGGAGGCGCCGCCCGCGCTGCTGTGCCACTCGTACGGCTCGGTGGTGTGCGGCACCACCGCGCCGACCCTGCACGCCGCGCAGCCCACCGACGTGGTGGCGTTCGGCAGCCCCGGGATGGGCGTCGACTCGGCGGCCGAGCTGGGCACCGGCGTCCAGGTGTGGGCGGCCCGCAACCCCGGCGACTGGATCGGCAACGTCCCCTACCTGGAGGTCGGCGGCCTGGGCCACGGCGCCGACCCGACCACCCACGCCTTCGGCGCGGTGTCGGTCTCCTCGCTGGGCGCCACCGGCCACACCGGCTACCTGGCCGAGGGCACCGCGAGCCGGCACAACTTCGCCGCCATCGCGCTCGGCCACTACGGGGACGTCAGCGGCCCGTCCGAGACCCAGGGCTGA
- a CDS encoding MFS transporter, protein MSQSVVLDKEAAPSAGGRLRGHPWLTLLTVAVGVMMVALDGTVVAIANPAIQHDLNASPADIQWVTSGYLLALAVFLITAGKIGDRFGHKTTFLVGAVGFAATSAAIGFAGSIQQVILFRVLQGLFGALLQPAALGLLRGAFPAEKLNMAIGIWGGVIGASTAAGPIVGGLLVEHVNWESVFYINIPVGIVALVLGLLVLKDVRAENAAKSFDVPGIVLLSGAMFMLVWGIIKAPSWGWGDPATLLFLGGAVLALVAFAVWQKYAKEPLVPLSLFRSVPLSAGTLLMVLMAFAFFGGIFFVTFYLQNVHGMAPVDAGVHLLPMTGMMIVGAPLAGYLIGKVGPRIPIVGGMLFTTAAMLGMSTLDIHSGNGAMALWFVLMGLGLSPVMVGATEVIVGNAPMELSGVAGGLQQAAMQVGGSLGTAVLGAVMASKVTSALPGKWQAATGQPLPAGPDGEQLKQAAQLGIAPPNVPQGVADAVHSSFVSGMGVAFVVAAVVALAAAGLGLLTRRGVNETGPAVHI, encoded by the coding sequence ATGAGCCAGTCCGTAGTACTCGACAAGGAAGCGGCTCCGTCCGCCGGCGGCCGGCTGCGGGGACACCCCTGGCTGACGCTGCTCACCGTCGCCGTCGGCGTCATGATGGTCGCCCTCGACGGCACCGTCGTCGCCATCGCCAACCCGGCCATCCAGCACGACCTGAACGCCTCGCCCGCCGACATCCAGTGGGTCACCTCCGGCTACCTGCTGGCCCTCGCGGTCTTCCTGATCACCGCCGGCAAGATCGGCGACCGGTTCGGCCACAAGACCACCTTCCTGGTCGGCGCGGTCGGCTTCGCCGCCACCTCCGCCGCCATCGGCTTCGCCGGCTCGATCCAGCAGGTGATCCTGTTCCGGGTGCTCCAGGGCCTGTTCGGCGCCCTGCTCCAGCCCGCCGCGCTCGGCCTGCTGCGCGGGGCCTTCCCCGCCGAGAAGCTCAACATGGCGATCGGCATCTGGGGCGGCGTCATCGGCGCCTCCACCGCGGCCGGCCCGATCGTCGGCGGCCTGCTGGTCGAGCACGTCAACTGGGAGTCGGTGTTCTACATCAACATCCCGGTCGGCATCGTCGCGCTGGTCCTCGGCCTGCTGGTGCTCAAGGACGTCCGGGCCGAGAACGCCGCCAAGTCCTTCGACGTCCCCGGCATCGTGCTCCTCTCCGGCGCGATGTTCATGCTGGTCTGGGGCATCATCAAGGCCCCGAGCTGGGGCTGGGGCGACCCGGCCACCCTGCTCTTCCTGGGCGGCGCGGTGCTCGCCCTGGTGGCCTTCGCGGTCTGGCAGAAGTACGCCAAGGAGCCGCTGGTCCCGCTCTCGCTGTTCCGCTCGGTGCCGCTCTCGGCCGGCACCCTGCTGATGGTGCTGATGGCCTTCGCCTTCTTCGGCGGCATCTTCTTCGTCACCTTCTACCTGCAGAACGTGCACGGGATGGCCCCGGTCGACGCCGGCGTCCACCTGCTCCCGATGACCGGCATGATGATCGTCGGCGCGCCGCTGGCCGGCTACCTGATCGGCAAGGTCGGACCGCGCATCCCGATCGTCGGCGGCATGCTCTTCACCACCGCCGCGATGCTCGGCATGTCCACCCTCGACATCCACTCCGGCAACGGCGCGATGGCCCTCTGGTTCGTCCTGATGGGCCTGGGCCTCAGCCCGGTCATGGTCGGCGCCACCGAGGTCATCGTCGGCAACGCCCCGATGGAGCTGTCCGGCGTGGCCGGCGGCCTCCAGCAGGCCGCGATGCAGGTCGGCGGCAGCCTCGGCACCGCCGTCCTCGGCGCCGTGATGGCCTCCAAGGTCACCAGCGCGCTGCCCGGCAAGTGGCAGGCCGCGACCGGCCAGCCGCTGCCCGCCGGCCCGGACGGCGAGCAGCTCAAGCAGGCCGCCCAGCTCGGCATCGCCCCGCCCAACGTCCCGCAGGGCGTCGCCGACGCCGTCCACTCCTCCTTCGTCAGCGGCATGGGCGTGGCCTTCGTGGTCGCCGCGGTCGTCGCCCTGGCGGCGGCCGGGCTGGGCCTGCTCACCCGCCGCGGCGTGAACGAGACGGGGCCCGCGGTCCACATCTGA
- a CDS encoding TerD family protein, translating into MGVSLSKGGNVSLTKEAPGLTAVVVGLGWDVRTTTGTDFDLDASALLCTEQGRVRSDADFIFFNNLKSADGSVEHTGDNLTGEGEGDDEQIKVNLAGVPADIAKIVFPVSIYDAENRQQSFGQVRNAFIRVLNQAGGAEIARYDLSEDASTETAMVFGELYRNGAEWKFRAIGQGYASGLRGIAQDFGVNV; encoded by the coding sequence GTGGGTGTCAGCCTGAGCAAGGGCGGAAATGTCTCGCTCACCAAGGAGGCGCCCGGCCTGACCGCCGTGGTCGTCGGCCTCGGGTGGGACGTGCGCACCACCACCGGCACGGACTTCGACCTGGACGCCAGCGCGCTGCTCTGCACCGAGCAGGGCCGGGTCCGGTCCGACGCCGACTTCATCTTCTTCAACAACCTGAAGAGCGCCGACGGCTCGGTCGAGCACACCGGCGACAACCTCACCGGCGAGGGCGAGGGCGACGACGAGCAGATCAAGGTGAACCTGGCCGGCGTCCCGGCCGACATCGCCAAGATCGTCTTCCCGGTGTCGATCTACGACGCGGAGAACCGGCAGCAGAGCTTCGGCCAGGTCCGCAACGCCTTCATCCGGGTGCTGAACCAGGCCGGCGGCGCCGAGATCGCCCGCTACGACCTCTCCGAGGACGCCTCGACCGAGACGGCGATGGTCTTCGGCGAGCTCTACCGCAACGGCGCCGAGTGGAAGTTCCGCGCCATCGGCCAGGGCTACGCCTCCGGCCTGCGCGGCATCGCGCAGGACTTCGGCGTCAACGTCTGA
- a CDS encoding TetR/AcrR family transcriptional regulator, with protein MATPTTAADPQPVGLRERKKRRTRDALVDAAHRLFLCHGYGRTTVDEIASEVEVSQRTFFRYFANKEEVALAVLAEAEEAFLEFLRARPAGENPLEAMRGAVREVWQAVDRGQDSGPAALELFELIESTPTLLAAHLRHAIQQEVEVARILADREGLDPAVDLRPRLLAAVFGTVVRISHLAYAAAPDAGSHSMDGMLELIERHFDQLGPALAGSWR; from the coding sequence ATGGCCACCCCCACCACCGCCGCCGACCCGCAGCCCGTCGGCCTGCGGGAACGCAAGAAGCGGCGCACCCGGGACGCCCTGGTCGACGCCGCGCACCGGCTCTTCCTCTGCCACGGCTACGGGCGCACCACGGTGGACGAGATCGCCTCCGAGGTGGAGGTCTCCCAGCGCACCTTCTTCCGGTACTTCGCCAACAAGGAGGAGGTCGCCCTCGCGGTGCTGGCCGAGGCCGAGGAGGCGTTCCTGGAGTTCCTGCGGGCCCGCCCGGCCGGGGAGAACCCGCTGGAGGCGATGCGCGGCGCGGTCCGCGAGGTCTGGCAGGCCGTCGACCGGGGGCAGGACAGCGGTCCGGCCGCCCTGGAGCTGTTCGAGCTGATCGAGTCCACCCCGACGCTGCTCGCCGCCCACCTGCGGCACGCCATCCAGCAGGAGGTCGAGGTGGCCCGAATCCTCGCCGACCGCGAGGGCCTCGACCCGGCCGTCGACCTGCGACCGCGCCTGCTGGCCGCCGTGTTCGGCACCGTGGTGCGGATCTCGCACCTCGCCTACGCCGCCGCCCCGGACGCCGGGAGCCACTCGATGGACGGCATGCTGGAGCTGATCGAGCGCCACTTCGACCAGCTGGGCCCGGCCCTGGCCGGCTCCTGGCGCTGA
- the aceE gene encoding pyruvate dehydrogenase (acetyl-transferring), homodimeric type produces MASGSDRNPIIIGGLPSQVPDFDPEETAEWLESLDAAIDERGRERARYLMLRLIERAREKRVAVPEMRSTDYVNTIATKDEPFFPGNEEIERKILNATRWNAAVMVSRAQRPGIGVGGHIATFASSASLYDVGFNYFFRGKDADGESGDQVFFQGHASPGIYARAFLLDRLTEQQLDAFRQEKSKAPFGLSSYPHPRLMPDFWEFPTVSMGLGPLGAIYQARMNRYLEHRGIKDTSDSQVYAFLGDGEMDEPESLGQLSLAAREGLDNLTFVVNCNLQRLDGPVRGNGKIIQELESQFRGAGWNVIKLIWDRSWDPLLAQDRDGVLVNKLNTTPDGQFQTYATESGAYIRDHFFGGDLRLRSMVENMSDHQIQHLGRGGHDHRKVYAAFKAAREHQGQPTVILAQTVKGWTLGPNFEGRNATHQMKKLTVEDLKRFRDRLHLPITDKQLDEGYPPYYHPGRNSEEIQYMHDRREELGGYVPTRKVRPRKLELPGDDAYKAVKKGSGNQTIATTMAFVRVLKDLMRDKGIGNRFVPIAPDEYRTFGMDSLFPSAKIYNPLGQTYESVDRELLLAYKESPSGQMLHDGISEAGCTASLIAAGSSYATHGEPLIPVYVFYSMFGFQRTGDQFWQMSDQLARGFVIGATAGRTTLTGEGLQHADGHSHLLASTNPGVVAYDPAYGYEIAHIMQDGIRRMYGSSAEHPHGEDVFYYITVYNEPIKMPAEPEGVDVEGILKGLYKLKDGEGGQIPAQLLASGVAVPWALEAQRILAEEWNVKADVWSATSWNELRRDAVEAEEFNLLHPEEPQRVPYVTTKLSGAEGPFVAVSDWMRAVPDQISRWVPGQYQSLGADGFGFADTRGAARRFFHIDAQSIVLGTLTELAKQGRIDRSLLKAAIDRYQLLDVAAADPGAAGGDA; encoded by the coding sequence GTGGCTTCCGGATCCGATCGCAACCCGATCATCATTGGCGGCCTCCCGAGCCAGGTCCCGGACTTCGATCCCGAGGAGACCGCGGAATGGCTGGAGTCGCTTGACGCCGCCATCGACGAGCGCGGGCGCGAGCGCGCCCGCTACCTGATGCTCCGGCTGATCGAGCGCGCCCGTGAAAAGCGTGTCGCCGTGCCCGAGATGCGCAGCACGGACTACGTCAACACCATCGCGACCAAGGACGAGCCGTTCTTCCCCGGCAACGAGGAGATCGAGCGCAAGATCCTGAACGCGACGCGCTGGAACGCGGCCGTCATGGTCTCCCGCGCCCAGCGTCCCGGCATCGGCGTCGGCGGCCACATCGCCACCTTCGCCTCCTCCGCGTCGCTGTACGACGTGGGCTTCAACTACTTCTTCCGCGGCAAGGACGCCGACGGCGAGTCCGGCGACCAGGTCTTCTTCCAGGGCCACGCCTCGCCGGGCATCTACGCCCGCGCCTTCCTGCTGGACCGGCTGACCGAGCAGCAGCTCGACGCGTTCCGGCAGGAGAAGTCCAAGGCGCCGTTCGGCCTCTCCAGCTACCCGCACCCGCGGCTGATGCCGGACTTCTGGGAGTTCCCGACCGTCTCGATGGGCCTCGGCCCGCTCGGCGCGATCTACCAGGCCCGGATGAACCGCTACCTGGAGCACCGGGGCATCAAGGACACCTCCGACTCGCAGGTGTACGCCTTCCTCGGCGACGGCGAGATGGACGAGCCCGAGTCGCTGGGCCAGCTCTCGCTGGCCGCCCGCGAGGGCCTGGACAACCTGACCTTCGTGGTCAACTGCAACCTGCAGCGCCTGGACGGCCCGGTCCGCGGCAACGGCAAGATCATCCAGGAGCTGGAGTCGCAGTTCCGCGGCGCCGGCTGGAACGTCATCAAGCTGATCTGGGACCGCTCCTGGGACCCGCTGCTGGCCCAGGACCGCGACGGCGTCCTGGTCAACAAGCTGAACACCACCCCGGACGGCCAGTTCCAGACCTACGCCACCGAGTCCGGCGCGTACATCCGCGACCACTTCTTCGGCGGCGACCTGCGGCTGCGCTCGATGGTCGAGAACATGTCCGACCACCAGATCCAGCACCTGGGCCGCGGCGGCCACGACCACCGCAAGGTCTACGCCGCGTTCAAGGCCGCCCGCGAGCACCAGGGCCAGCCGACCGTCATCCTGGCGCAGACCGTCAAGGGCTGGACGCTGGGCCCCAACTTCGAGGGCCGCAACGCCACCCACCAGATGAAGAAGCTGACGGTCGAGGACCTCAAGCGCTTCCGCGACCGGCTGCACCTGCCGATCACCGACAAGCAGCTCGACGAGGGCTACCCGCCCTACTACCACCCGGGCCGCAACTCGGAAGAGATCCAGTACATGCACGACCGCCGCGAGGAGCTCGGCGGCTACGTGCCCACCCGCAAGGTGCGCCCGCGCAAGCTCGAACTCCCGGGCGACGACGCGTACAAGGCGGTCAAGAAGGGCTCCGGCAACCAGACCATCGCTACCACCATGGCGTTCGTCCGGGTGCTCAAGGACCTGATGCGCGACAAGGGCATCGGCAACCGCTTCGTGCCGATCGCGCCCGACGAGTACCGCACCTTCGGCATGGACTCGCTGTTCCCGTCCGCCAAGATCTACAACCCGCTCGGCCAGACCTACGAGTCGGTCGACCGCGAGCTGCTGCTGGCGTACAAGGAGTCCCCGAGCGGCCAGATGCTGCACGACGGCATCTCCGAGGCCGGCTGCACCGCCTCGCTGATCGCGGCCGGCTCCTCGTACGCGACGCACGGCGAGCCGCTGATCCCGGTGTACGTCTTCTACTCGATGTTCGGGTTCCAGCGCACCGGCGACCAGTTCTGGCAGATGTCCGACCAGCTGGCCCGCGGCTTCGTGATCGGCGCCACCGCCGGCCGCACCACCCTCACCGGCGAGGGCCTGCAGCACGCCGACGGCCACTCGCACCTGCTGGCCTCCACCAACCCCGGCGTGGTCGCCTACGACCCGGCCTACGGGTACGAGATCGCCCACATCATGCAGGACGGCATCCGCCGGATGTACGGCTCCTCCGCCGAGCACCCGCACGGCGAGGACGTCTTCTACTACATCACCGTCTACAACGAGCCCATCAAGATGCCGGCCGAGCCGGAGGGCGTGGACGTCGAGGGCATCCTCAAGGGCCTCTACAAGCTCAAGGACGGCGAGGGCGGCCAGATCCCCGCGCAGCTCCTCGCCTCCGGCGTGGCGGTGCCGTGGGCCCTGGAGGCCCAGCGCATCCTCGCCGAGGAGTGGAACGTCAAGGCGGACGTCTGGTCGGCGACCTCCTGGAACGAGCTGCGCCGCGACGCGGTCGAGGCGGAGGAGTTCAACCTGCTGCACCCCGAGGAGCCGCAGCGCGTCCCGTACGTGACCACCAAGCTCTCCGGGGCCGAGGGTCCGTTCGTGGCCGTCTCCGACTGGATGCGCGCCGTCCCGGACCAGATCTCCCGCTGGGTCCCCGGCCAGTACCAGTCGCTGGGCGCCGACGGCTTCGGCTTCGCCGACACCCGCGGCGCGGCCCGTCGCTTCTTCCACATCGACGCGCAGTCGATCGTCCTGGGCACGCTCACCGAGCTGGCCAAGCAGGGCAGGATCGACCGCTCGCTGCTGAAGGCCGCGATCGACCGCTACCAGCTGCTCGACGTGGCGGCGGCGGACCCGGGTGCCGCCGGCGGCGACGCGTAG
- a CDS encoding aldo/keto reductase → MSGIDTTRLGTGGPIVGVQGLGCMGMSEFYGPTDTDEALATLERALELGVTLFDTADVYGSGANEELIGPFVRAHREQVVLATKFAIERRADDAKFRGVNNDPAYIRRAVDGSLRRLGVDVIDLYYMHRRDPQVPLAESVGAMAELVAAGKVRYLGLSEVTGPELREAHAVHPIAALQSEWSIFARGLERSAVPAAAELGVALVPYSPLGRGFLTGALPDAGQLAADDFRRHLPQFTGENAAGNAELIAPIRRIAEQRGATAAQVALAWLQQRAEVHGLTAVVPIPGTRKRSRLEENLGATRLVLSKEELAELEPIAGQVAGGRYADMSATADAREV, encoded by the coding sequence ATGAGCGGCATCGACACCACCCGCCTCGGCACCGGCGGCCCGATCGTGGGCGTGCAGGGACTGGGCTGCATGGGCATGAGCGAGTTCTACGGCCCGACCGACACCGACGAGGCGCTGGCCACCCTGGAGCGGGCGCTGGAACTGGGCGTGACCCTGTTCGACACCGCCGACGTCTACGGCTCGGGCGCCAACGAGGAGCTGATCGGCCCGTTCGTCCGGGCGCACCGCGAGCAGGTCGTGCTGGCCACCAAGTTCGCCATCGAGCGGCGCGCCGACGACGCCAAGTTCCGCGGCGTCAACAACGACCCGGCGTACATCCGCCGGGCGGTGGACGGCTCGCTGCGCCGCCTCGGCGTGGACGTGATCGACCTCTACTACATGCACCGCCGCGACCCGCAGGTGCCGCTGGCCGAGTCGGTGGGCGCGATGGCCGAGCTGGTCGCGGCCGGGAAGGTCCGCTACCTGGGCCTGTCCGAGGTGACCGGCCCGGAGCTGCGGGAGGCGCACGCGGTGCACCCGATCGCGGCCCTGCAGTCCGAGTGGTCGATCTTCGCCCGGGGCCTGGAGCGCAGCGCCGTCCCGGCGGCGGCCGAGCTGGGTGTGGCGCTGGTGCCGTACTCGCCGCTGGGCCGGGGCTTCCTGACCGGCGCGCTCCCCGACGCCGGGCAGCTGGCCGCCGACGACTTCCGGCGCCACCTGCCGCAGTTCACCGGTGAGAACGCGGCCGGGAACGCCGAACTGATCGCCCCGATCCGGCGGATCGCCGAGCAGCGCGGGGCGACGGCCGCGCAGGTCGCGCTGGCCTGGCTGCAGCAGCGGGCCGAGGTGCACGGCCTGACCGCGGTGGTGCCGATCCCGGGCACCCGCAAGCGCAGCCGGTTGGAGGAGAACCTGGGCGCGACCCGGCTGGTGCTGAGCAAGGAGGAGCTGGCCGAGCTGGAGCCGATCGCCGGGCAGGTGGCCGGCGGCCGGTACGCCGACATGAGCGCCACGGCGGACGCCCGCGAGGTGTGA
- a CDS encoding DUF3052 domain-containing protein: protein MSATADPADKSNPALRLGFEQGQIIQELGYDEDSDQELREGIEDITGSELVDEDYDDVADGVLLWHRDEDGDLTDALVDALEYLAEGGLIWLLTPKTGRDGHVEAHEIADAAKTAGLSQTSSVAIAKDWAGTRLATPKATKTGKR, encoded by the coding sequence GTGAGCGCGACCGCGGACCCCGCGGACAAGTCCAACCCGGCGCTTCGTCTGGGCTTCGAACAGGGCCAGATCATCCAGGAGCTCGGGTACGACGAAGACAGTGACCAGGAGCTCCGCGAGGGGATCGAGGACATCACTGGCTCCGAACTCGTCGACGAGGACTACGACGACGTCGCCGACGGCGTCCTGCTGTGGCACCGCGACGAGGACGGGGATCTCACCGACGCCCTGGTCGACGCCCTGGAGTACCTGGCAGAGGGCGGCCTGATCTGGCTGCTCACCCCGAAGACCGGCCGCGACGGACACGTCGAGGCGCACGAGATCGCCGACGCCGCGAAGACCGCCGGTCTCTCGCAGACCAGCTCGGTGGCGATCGCCAAGGACTGGGCGGGCACCCGCCTGGCCACCCCGAAGGCCACGAAGACCGGCAAGCGCTGA